CGGGCGATAGAGACGATCCACAAACGGTTGTATTCTCTCGTAATCTTTTCGGATGGAGTAAGAAGCATACTGATTTTTTTCTTGTTGCCGTACAGCGCTCCGGCACATGGCGTACTTTCGTCCTCAAATAGTGTAACGAAAATACAGCTTCATCCAGTAACGAAAAAATCCCGACGAGCAAGCCGTTACGGATCAGGACTTCTTCTCTGAACTTCCGGCCTGCTTGACCGTATCTGAAACGCCATCGACCGCTTTGTGAAACTCCGACTCGATATCGGCCTGCGCTTTCTTGAACTCCTTGATGCCCTTGCCAAGACCTCTGGCCAGTTCCGGAATTTTCTGGCCGCCAAACAGGATCAGTATAACCACTA
The nucleotide sequence above comes from Chlorobaculum tepidum TLS. Encoded proteins:
- the tatA gene encoding twin-arginine translocase TatA/TatE family subunit codes for the protein MDVGGPELLLILVVILILFGGQKIPELARGLGKGIKEFKKAQADIESEFHKAVDGVSDTVKQAGSSEKKS